A genomic segment from Pseudomonas sp. S09G 359 encodes:
- a CDS encoding acyloxyacyl hydrolase: MKRLFCLAAIAAAVVGHSFSAQAAGLEMGVGSTSDSTLTYRLGLNSNWDKSWWQSDTGRLTGYWSGAYTYWDGDKRASVSSLSFSPVFVYEFAGESVKPYIEAGIGVAVFSRTKVEDNNIGQAFQFEDRLGFGLRFNGGHEVGIRAMHYSNAGISSNNDGVESYAVHYTLPL, translated from the coding sequence ATGAAGCGCTTGTTCTGTTTGGCTGCGATTGCGGCCGCTGTGGTGGGACACTCTTTTTCGGCCCAGGCCGCCGGCCTGGAAATGGGTGTGGGGAGCACCAGCGATTCGACCCTGACCTACCGTCTGGGGCTGAACTCGAATTGGGATAAAAGCTGGTGGCAGAGCGACACCGGTCGATTGACCGGTTATTGGAGCGGCGCCTACACCTACTGGGACGGCGACAAGCGCGCGAGCGTCAGCAGCCTGTCGTTCTCGCCGGTGTTTGTGTATGAGTTTGCTGGCGAGTCGGTCAAGCCGTACATCGAGGCCGGTATCGGTGTGGCGGTGTTCTCCCGCACCAAGGTCGAAGACAACAACATCGGCCAGGCCTTCCAGTTCGAAGACCGCCTGGGCTTTGGCCTGCGCTTCAACGGTGGGCATGAAGTGGGCATACGCGCCATGCACTATTCCAACGCCGGCATCAGCAGCAATAACGATGGGGTAGAGAGTTACGCGGTGCACTACACGTTGCCACTGTAA
- a CDS encoding YkgJ family cysteine cluster protein, which translates to MTNIPHTQITEPAVTCSTCAACCCQLEVMLITDTGVPERYIDTDDWGGEVMLRLDDGWCAALDRDTMMCTIYERRPLICREFEMGAPECIDERQGIATAYR; encoded by the coding sequence ATGACCAACATCCCCCACACCCAGATCACCGAACCCGCCGTCACCTGCTCGACGTGCGCGGCCTGCTGCTGCCAGCTGGAAGTGATGCTGATCACCGACACCGGCGTGCCGGAACGCTACATCGACACCGACGATTGGGGCGGCGAAGTAATGCTGCGCCTGGACGACGGCTGGTGCGCGGCGCTGGATCGCGACACCATGATGTGCACGATCTACGAGCGCCGGCCGCTGATCTGCCGGGAATTCGAGATGGGCGCACCGGAGTGCATTGACGAACGCCAGGGGATTGCTACGGCGTATCGCTGA
- a CDS encoding DUF2878 domain-containing protein — translation MLKNLANAALFQCGWFACVLGGNSRWLLVGVAVLAVHLLWLSAWSKEGQVILAVTLLGTVVDTSLRTFGVFHFSMPGPLIPLWLIMLWALLATTLRHCLAWSASPWWRASLLGALGGPLSYYAGSQLAGVSFGYGTAPSMIGLAVLWALLFPLLHWVADQLGH, via the coding sequence GTGCTTAAGAACCTCGCCAATGCCGCGCTGTTCCAGTGCGGTTGGTTTGCCTGCGTGCTGGGAGGCAACAGCCGCTGGTTGCTGGTGGGGGTGGCGGTACTGGCAGTCCATCTGCTGTGGCTCAGTGCATGGAGCAAGGAGGGCCAGGTGATCCTGGCCGTGACGTTGCTGGGGACGGTCGTCGACACCTCACTGAGGACCTTCGGTGTGTTTCACTTCAGCATGCCGGGGCCGCTGATCCCGCTTTGGCTGATCATGTTGTGGGCGCTGCTTGCCACGACCTTGCGCCATTGCCTGGCCTGGAGTGCAAGCCCCTGGTGGCGCGCCAGCCTGCTGGGCGCGCTGGGCGGGCCGTTGTCGTATTACGCGGGCAGCCAGTTGGCGGGGGTCAGTTTCGGCTACGGCACAGCGCCAAGCATGATCGGCCTGGCCGTGCTCTGGGCCCTGTTGTTTCCGCTGCTGCATTGGGTCGCCGATCAGCTTGGGCACTGA
- a CDS encoding cyclopropane-fatty-acyl-phospholipid synthase family protein produces the protein MKSPSLSVKANRLNVNGVTTALLRKAVLRQLSQLRHGQLVVIEEGERQVFGAREAHLLGEIQILDPAVWGLVAANGSIGAGEAFIHGYWSSPDLTAVVRVMVSNLDVLDAMEGGLARLARPFTQGLHWLNRNTRKGSQKNIAAHYDLGNDLFEEFLDPTMMYSAAQFLTPDDSLEQAQLNKLERICQKLALKPTDHLLEIGTGWGSMALYAAQHYGCKVTTTTLSKEQFAYTEKRIEALGLEGQVTLLLQDYRDLTGEYDKLVSIEMIEAVGHRFLPTYFKQCAHLLKRDGLMLLQAITIRDQRFEQAKNSVDFIQRYIFPGGALPCVQNMLQIVSRDTDMNLLHMEDFGLHYARTLRLWHENFRRAHGRLTELGYDEYFLRLWEFYLCYCEGGFMERTIGTAQLLLAKPSAINPPLLGRFSA, from the coding sequence ATGAAATCCCCTAGCTTATCGGTCAAGGCCAACCGCCTGAATGTCAACGGCGTGACCACGGCGCTGTTGCGCAAAGCCGTGCTGCGCCAACTCAGCCAACTGCGCCACGGCCAACTGGTGGTGATTGAGGAGGGCGAACGCCAAGTCTTCGGCGCACGGGAAGCGCACCTGCTGGGGGAGATCCAGATCCTCGACCCGGCGGTGTGGGGCCTGGTGGCCGCCAACGGTTCAATCGGCGCAGGCGAGGCGTTTATCCATGGCTATTGGAGCAGCCCGGACCTGACCGCCGTGGTGCGCGTGATGGTCAGCAACCTCGACGTACTCGATGCGATGGAGGGTGGCTTGGCGCGCTTGGCGCGGCCGTTCACCCAAGGCCTGCATTGGCTCAACCGCAATACGCGCAAGGGCTCGCAGAAAAACATCGCCGCCCACTACGACCTGGGCAATGACCTGTTCGAAGAATTCCTCGACCCCACCATGATGTATTCGGCCGCGCAATTTCTGACGCCCGACGACAGCCTGGAACAGGCGCAGCTGAACAAGCTCGAACGCATCTGCCAGAAACTCGCTCTCAAGCCTACCGACCACCTGCTGGAAATCGGCACCGGCTGGGGCAGCATGGCGCTGTACGCGGCGCAGCACTACGGCTGCAAGGTCACCACCACGACCCTCTCCAAAGAGCAGTTTGCCTACACCGAAAAGCGCATCGAGGCCCTGGGTTTAGAGGGGCAGGTCACCCTGTTGCTGCAGGATTACCGCGACCTGACCGGCGAGTACGACAAGCTGGTGTCGATCGAGATGATCGAGGCCGTGGGCCATCGCTTCCTGCCCACCTACTTCAAGCAATGCGCGCACCTGCTCAAGCGCGACGGCCTGATGCTGCTGCAAGCCATCACCATTCGCGACCAGCGTTTCGAGCAAGCCAAGAACAGCGTCGACTTCATCCAGCGCTACATTTTCCCCGGTGGAGCCCTGCCCTGCGTGCAGAACATGCTGCAGATCGTCAGCCGCGACACCGACATGAACCTGCTGCACATGGAGGATTTCGGCCTGCATTACGCGCGGACCTTGCGCCTGTGGCATGAGAATTTTCGCCGCGCCCATGGCCGTTTGACGGAACTGGGCTACGACGAATATTTCCTGCGACTGTGGGAGTTTTACCTGTGCTACTGCGAGGGCGGCTTTATGGAGCGCACCATCGGCACCGCGCAATTGCTGCTGGCCAAGCCCTCGGCGATCAACCCGCCGCTGCTCGGGCGCTTCAGTGCTTAA
- a CDS encoding DUF1365 domain-containing protein has translation MNSALYSGWIAHRRFAPKAHAFRYRIGLLYLDLSEQDQVLGLSPLAGASRLAPFGFRQQDYLRKLTRHGMSLTDAVRQEVGKALGRTPEGVICLLTQARSWGLAFNPVSFFYCFEADGQLAAILCEVTNTPWRERYHYVLPAQALGADEHQHFAVAKAFHVSPFLPRDLEYRMSFSPPAARLGVHMADWQGEDKVFDATLSLQKEALNRASLHRYLWRFPWMTAKTCLAIYWQALRLLLKRTPIFSHRAADGASRTAVGYTKDRRHEIP, from the coding sequence GTGAACAGCGCCCTGTACAGCGGCTGGATCGCCCACCGGCGGTTTGCGCCCAAGGCCCACGCCTTTCGCTACCGCATCGGCCTGCTGTACCTGGACCTCAGCGAGCAAGACCAAGTGCTTGGGCTATCGCCCCTGGCCGGCGCGAGCCGACTGGCGCCCTTCGGTTTTCGCCAGCAGGACTACCTGCGTAAATTGACGCGCCATGGCATGAGCCTCACCGACGCCGTGCGCCAGGAAGTCGGCAAGGCCCTGGGGCGTACCCCCGAGGGCGTTATCTGCCTGCTGACCCAGGCCCGCAGTTGGGGCCTGGCTTTTAACCCGGTGAGTTTCTTCTACTGTTTCGAGGCCGACGGGCAACTGGCCGCGATCCTGTGTGAAGTGACCAACACCCCATGGCGCGAGCGCTACCACTATGTGCTGCCGGCCCAGGCCCTGGGCGCGGATGAGCACCAGCACTTCGCCGTGGCCAAGGCGTTTCATGTGTCGCCGTTTTTGCCCCGCGACCTGGAATACCGCATGAGCTTCAGCCCGCCCGCCGCCCGGCTCGGCGTACATATGGCCGACTGGCAGGGCGAAGATAAAGTCTTCGACGCCACCCTCAGCCTGCAAAAGGAAGCGCTCAACCGCGCCAGCCTGCATCGCTACCTGTGGCGCTTTCCGTGGATGACCGCCAAGACCTGCCTGGCGATCTACTGGCAGGCCCTGCGCCTGCTGCTTAAACGCACACCGATTTTTTCCCACCGAGCCGCCGATGGCGCCTCTCGTACTGCAGTCGGGTATACCAAGGATCGCCGCCATGAAATCCCCTAG
- a CDS encoding NAD(P)/FAD-dependent oxidoreductase: protein MKIAIIGSGIAGLTSAYLLSRSHDITLFEAGDRIGGHTHTVNVTVEGQHYAVDTGFIVFNDWTYPNFIRLLGQIGVKFKPTEMSFSVCDQNEGFEYNGNNLNSLFAQRRNILSPGFWGMLRDILRFNRQAPLDLQEQRISAEMTLGDYLVAGGYGPRFIRHYIVPMGAAIWSMSLADMLGFPLQFFVRFFKNHGLLSVNNRPQWCVIKGGSSSYIEPLTRSFRQQIRLNCPVHGVERDAEGVVIHSAAGTEAFDKVVFACHSDQALALLADPSQAEQEILGALPYADNDVVLHTDTRLLPDRKLAWASWNYRLSGDVQTQAAVTYDMNILQGIDSATTFCVSLNQTSMINPLKVLARYTYAHPQYSLAAVAAQNRWEELCGARNSFYCGAYWANGFHEDGVVSALRVAQAFGETL from the coding sequence GTGAAGATCGCCATCATCGGCAGCGGCATCGCCGGGCTGACCAGCGCCTACCTGCTGAGCCGTAGCCACGACATCACCCTGTTCGAGGCCGGCGACCGTATCGGCGGGCATACCCATACGGTCAACGTGACGGTCGAGGGGCAACACTACGCGGTGGACACCGGTTTCATCGTGTTCAACGACTGGACCTACCCCAATTTCATCCGCCTGCTGGGGCAGATCGGTGTGAAATTCAAACCCACCGAAATGAGCTTCTCGGTGTGTGACCAGAACGAAGGTTTCGAGTACAACGGCAATAACCTCAACAGCCTGTTTGCCCAACGCCGCAATATCCTGTCGCCGGGTTTCTGGGGCATGTTGCGTGACATCCTGCGCTTCAACCGCCAGGCGCCGCTGGATCTGCAGGAGCAACGCATCAGCGCCGAGATGACCCTGGGCGACTACCTCGTCGCCGGCGGCTACGGCCCACGGTTTATCCGCCATTACATCGTGCCGATGGGCGCGGCGATCTGGTCGATGTCGCTGGCGGACATGCTCGGTTTCCCGCTGCAATTCTTTGTGCGTTTCTTCAAGAACCACGGCTTGCTGTCGGTGAACAACCGGCCGCAATGGTGCGTAATCAAGGGCGGTTCAAGCAGCTATATAGAACCGCTGACCCGCAGCTTTCGCCAGCAGATCCGCCTCAACTGCCCGGTGCACGGGGTTGAGCGCGACGCCGAGGGCGTGGTTATCCACAGCGCTGCCGGCACCGAAGCCTTCGACAAAGTAGTGTTCGCCTGCCACAGCGACCAGGCATTGGCGCTGCTCGCCGACCCGAGCCAGGCCGAACAGGAGATCCTCGGCGCGCTGCCCTACGCCGACAACGACGTGGTGCTGCACACCGACACCCGCCTGCTGCCGGACCGCAAGCTGGCGTGGGCCAGCTGGAATTACCGGCTGAGTGGCGATGTGCAGACACAGGCCGCCGTCACCTACGACATGAACATCCTGCAAGGCATCGACAGCGCTACCACCTTTTGTGTCAGCCTGAACCAGACGTCGATGATCAACCCGCTGAAGGTGCTCGCGCGCTACACCTACGCCCATCCGCAATACAGCCTGGCGGCGGTGGCGGCGCAAAATCGCTGGGAAGAGTTGTGCGGCGCCCGCAACAGCTTTTACTGCGGCGCCTACTGGGCCAACGGCTTTCACGAAGACGGCGTGGTCAGCGCGCTGCGCGTGGCCCAGGCGTTTGGGGAGACCCTGTGA
- a CDS encoding SDR family oxidoreductase encodes MSLTPPRRYWLTGASSGIGASLAVELLNSGAHVALSSRSKGPLEALAHRYPGQVLVVAGDLTNSQTVREIGEQIGAAWGAVDTVILNAGTCEYVDARQFDASIVEHVVRTNLLASSYCIEAALPLLRAGNTPHLVGVASAVTYLPMPRAEAYGASKAGLRYLFEALRISLSPENIDVTVISPGFVDTPLTERNDFPMPLSWSADKAARHIFAKLGKRPLEIAFPALFIATLWPLSKLPNRAQLIIGKRMLRSPPPQKDDL; translated from the coding sequence ATGAGCCTTACACCGCCCCGCCGATATTGGCTGACCGGCGCCAGCAGTGGCATTGGCGCCTCACTGGCCGTGGAGCTGCTCAACAGCGGCGCCCATGTGGCCCTCAGTTCGCGCAGCAAAGGCCCACTGGAAGCCCTCGCCCACCGGTACCCGGGCCAAGTGCTGGTGGTGGCCGGCGACCTCACCAACAGCCAGACCGTGCGCGAGATCGGCGAACAGATCGGCGCGGCCTGGGGCGCGGTCGACACGGTGATCCTCAACGCCGGCACCTGTGAATATGTCGACGCCCGGCAGTTTGACGCCTCCATCGTCGAGCACGTGGTGCGCACCAACCTGCTGGCGAGCAGCTATTGCATCGAAGCCGCGCTGCCGCTGCTGCGCGCCGGCAACACCCCGCACCTGGTGGGCGTGGCCAGCGCCGTGACCTACCTGCCGATGCCTCGCGCCGAAGCCTATGGCGCGTCCAAGGCCGGCCTGCGTTACCTATTTGAAGCCCTGCGCATCAGCCTGTCGCCGGAAAATATCGACGTCACGGTGATCAGCCCGGGCTTTGTCGACACGCCGCTGACCGAGCGCAATGACTTCCCGATGCCGTTGAGCTGGTCGGCTGACAAGGCCGCGCGGCATATATTCGCCAAGCTGGGCAAACGCCCACTGGAAATCGCCTTCCCTGCGCTGTTTATCGCCACCTTGTGGCCGCTGTCCAAACTGCCTAACCGTGCGCAACTGATCATCGGCAAACGCATGTTGCGCAGCCCGCCACCGCAGAAGGACGACCTGTGA